From a single Rhodococcus qingshengii JCM 15477 genomic region:
- the dnaN gene encoding DNA polymerase III subunit beta, giving the protein MELGSLKFRVSREEFADSVAWVARSLPSRPPVPVLGGVLLDATEAGLTVSGFDYEVSAQVRVSADVTTAGQALVSGRLLADITKSLPNKPVDVTLEGTRVLISCGSAKFSLPTMPVEDYPQLPTLPQQSGSIPVDLFSEAISQVAVAAGKDDTLPMLTGIRVEIEQNSIVLAATDRFRLAVRELEWTPANPDVQAAVLIPAKTLSESAKTLAGNANSPVELALGSGTTIGNDGLLGIVNDGRRTTTRLLDAEFPKFRQLLPAQHTAMATVEVTPLIEAIKRVALVAERGAQVRMQFSADGLLLSAGGDDAGRAEETLNASFQGEALTIAFNPGYLIDGLNSLHSENVLFGFTTPSRPAVLRPAAEEEPTADESGNFAAPSSEYTYLLMPVRLPG; this is encoded by the coding sequence ATGGAGCTTGGAAGCCTGAAGTTTCGCGTTTCCCGGGAAGAGTTCGCTGATTCAGTAGCGTGGGTTGCTCGTAGCCTGCCCTCGAGGCCGCCCGTGCCGGTTCTCGGCGGAGTTCTTCTCGACGCAACCGAAGCCGGCCTCACCGTTTCCGGGTTCGACTACGAGGTATCCGCGCAGGTCCGCGTCTCGGCAGATGTCACAACTGCAGGTCAGGCACTCGTCTCCGGTCGCCTCCTCGCAGATATCACCAAGTCGCTTCCCAACAAGCCGGTCGATGTGACCCTCGAGGGCACTCGCGTGCTCATCTCGTGCGGAAGCGCCAAGTTCTCCCTGCCCACGATGCCGGTCGAGGACTACCCCCAGCTTCCGACGCTTCCGCAGCAGTCCGGGTCCATTCCCGTCGACCTGTTCTCCGAAGCCATCAGCCAGGTAGCTGTTGCAGCCGGCAAGGACGACACCCTTCCGATGCTCACGGGTATCCGTGTCGAGATCGAACAGAATTCGATCGTCCTCGCCGCTACCGACCGCTTCCGTCTCGCCGTACGTGAACTCGAGTGGACTCCGGCCAATCCCGACGTCCAGGCTGCTGTTCTCATCCCGGCCAAGACTTTGTCCGAGTCCGCGAAAACGCTTGCCGGCAATGCAAATTCGCCGGTCGAGTTGGCTCTCGGCTCCGGTACGACCATCGGAAACGACGGACTCCTCGGCATCGTCAACGACGGACGCCGCACCACGACGCGCCTCCTCGACGCCGAGTTCCCGAAGTTCCGTCAGTTGCTGCCTGCTCAGCACACCGCGATGGCAACGGTCGAGGTCACGCCTCTCATCGAAGCCATCAAGCGTGTAGCACTCGTCGCCGAGCGTGGCGCACAGGTTCGCATGCAGTTCTCCGCTGACGGCCTGCTCCTCTCTGCGGGTGGCGACGACGCCGGCCGCGCGGAAGAGACGCTCAACGCGTCGTTCCAGGGCGAAGCACTCACCATTGCGTTCAACCCCGGTTACCTGATCGACGGGTTGAACTCGCTTCACAGCGAAAACGTTCTGTTCGGCTTCACCACTCCCAGCCGTCCGGCTGTTCTTCGCCCCGCGGCCGAGGAAGAGCCCACGGCAGACGAGTCCGGTAACTTCGCTGCGCCCTCGAGCGAGTACACGTACCTGCTGATGCCGGTTCGCCTTCCGGGCTGA
- the gnd gene encoding phosphogluconate dehydrogenase (NAD(+)-dependent, decarboxylating): MKIGLVGLGKMGFNMRERLRAHGLEVIGYDPRPEVTDVGSLAELAASLEGPRVVWVMVPAGDITQSTIAELADALEGGDLVIDGGNSRYTDDAVHAELLGARGIGFLDCGVSGGIWGRENGYGLMVGGSEPDVAKAMPIFDALRPDGDAADGFVHAGPVGAGHYAKMVHNGIEYGLMQAYAEGYELLEAESLIADVPGVLRAWSKGTVVRSWLLDLLVDALEEDPELAQITGYTEDSGEGRWTVEEAIKHAVPAPVISAALFARFASRQDDSPAMKAVSALRNQFGGHAVKSASPKNSASGS, translated from the coding sequence ATGAAGATCGGACTCGTAGGTCTCGGCAAGATGGGCTTCAACATGCGTGAGCGCTTGCGCGCGCATGGCCTCGAGGTGATCGGATACGACCCTCGACCGGAAGTCACCGATGTCGGGTCACTTGCCGAACTCGCTGCTTCCCTCGAGGGACCTCGAGTCGTCTGGGTGATGGTTCCGGCCGGTGACATCACCCAGAGCACCATTGCCGAGCTGGCGGATGCCCTCGAGGGTGGCGATCTGGTCATCGACGGTGGGAACTCGCGTTACACCGACGATGCTGTCCATGCCGAGCTTCTGGGCGCCCGTGGGATCGGTTTCCTCGACTGCGGTGTCTCCGGTGGCATCTGGGGCCGTGAGAACGGATACGGCCTGATGGTGGGCGGATCCGAGCCCGACGTGGCAAAGGCAATGCCGATCTTCGACGCCCTTCGCCCCGACGGCGACGCTGCAGACGGTTTTGTCCACGCCGGCCCCGTCGGTGCTGGTCATTACGCGAAGATGGTGCACAACGGCATCGAATACGGCCTGATGCAGGCGTATGCCGAGGGGTACGAGCTCCTCGAGGCGGAAAGCCTGATCGCGGACGTTCCCGGTGTGCTTCGAGCCTGGTCGAAGGGAACCGTCGTACGTTCGTGGTTGCTCGATCTGCTTGTCGACGCCCTCGAGGAGGATCCGGAGCTTGCGCAGATCACGGGCTATACCGAGGATTCCGGTGAGGGCCGCTGGACGGTCGAGGAAGCCATCAAGCACGCTGTCCCCGCTCCCGTCATCTCCGCTGCTCTGTTCGCGAGATTTGCTTCACGACAGGATGATTCACCGGCCATGAAGGCGGTGTCGGCCTTGCGC
- the dnaA gene encoding chromosomal replication initiator protein DnaA: MNDDPNALARVWVDVVAELTSDDPGSNLPALSSKQKAFVRLVRPLTLAQGFALLSVPSPFAQETIERDLREPILQALGRHLGGQVEGLGVRIALEDDADAPAEPVEERTGSRQFESVSSSGAYRRRRFTEGDGEPSDSETAETEEVDDDREALASVHESWPSYFTKPPATPSASGSGANSLNAKYTFDTFVIGSSNRFAHAAAVAIAEAPARAYNPLFIWGASGLGKTHLLHAAGHYAQRLFPGMRVKYVSTEEFTNDFINSLRDDRKVAFKRRYRETDVLLVDDIQFIEGKEGIQEEFFHTFNTLHNANKQIVVSSDRPPKQLATLEERLRTRFEWGLITDVQPPELETRIAILSKKARMDRLEVPHDVLELIASRIERNIRELEGALIRVTAFASLNRQPLDLTLAEVVLRDLMPDSSSLEINAATIMAVTAEYFNMSIDDLCGPGKARPLAQARQISMYLCRELTDLSLPKIGQTFGRDHTTVMYADKKIRKEMTERRKVYDQVQELTARIKQRSKR; this comes from the coding sequence GTGAACGACGATCCCAACGCGCTCGCACGGGTCTGGGTCGACGTGGTTGCAGAACTCACGAGTGATGACCCCGGAAGTAATCTTCCGGCTTTGAGCAGCAAGCAGAAGGCATTTGTCCGTCTGGTGAGGCCTCTCACACTTGCTCAGGGTTTTGCACTCCTCTCGGTTCCATCGCCATTTGCTCAAGAGACGATCGAGCGCGATCTACGCGAGCCGATCCTGCAGGCACTCGGACGCCATCTCGGCGGCCAGGTCGAGGGACTCGGTGTCCGCATTGCACTCGAAGACGATGCCGACGCACCCGCCGAACCGGTCGAGGAGCGCACGGGCAGCCGTCAGTTCGAGTCGGTCAGCTCATCAGGCGCATACCGTCGGCGCAGATTCACCGAAGGCGACGGCGAACCTTCGGACTCCGAGACTGCCGAGACCGAAGAAGTCGACGACGACCGCGAAGCACTCGCGAGCGTTCACGAATCGTGGCCGTCGTACTTCACGAAGCCGCCCGCTACTCCTTCTGCTTCGGGGTCCGGCGCCAACAGCCTCAATGCGAAGTACACCTTCGACACTTTTGTGATCGGATCGTCCAACCGATTCGCTCATGCCGCTGCCGTCGCGATCGCGGAGGCGCCGGCGCGTGCCTACAACCCCTTGTTCATCTGGGGAGCTTCGGGCCTGGGCAAGACGCACCTTCTTCACGCCGCCGGCCACTACGCACAGCGACTGTTCCCCGGCATGCGGGTCAAGTACGTCTCGACCGAAGAATTCACCAACGACTTCATCAACAGTCTTCGTGACGACCGCAAGGTCGCGTTCAAGCGTCGCTACCGGGAAACGGATGTCCTGCTGGTCGACGACATCCAGTTCATCGAAGGCAAGGAAGGTATTCAGGAGGAGTTCTTCCATACCTTCAACACCTTGCACAACGCGAACAAGCAGATCGTCGTTTCCTCGGACCGTCCGCCCAAACAGTTGGCAACCCTCGAGGAGCGTCTGCGGACGCGCTTCGAATGGGGCCTGATCACCGACGTTCAGCCGCCTGAGCTCGAGACGCGTATCGCGATTCTGAGCAAGAAGGCGAGGATGGATCGCCTCGAGGTCCCGCACGACGTCCTCGAGTTGATCGCCAGCCGTATCGAGCGCAACATTCGTGAACTCGAGGGCGCGTTGATCCGCGTCACCGCTTTTGCCTCGCTCAACCGCCAGCCGTTGGATCTGACGTTGGCCGAGGTGGTCCTGCGCGATCTGATGCCCGATTCGTCGAGCCTCGAGATCAACGCGGCGACGATCATGGCGGTGACGGCCGAATACTTCAACATGTCGATCGACGACCTGTGTGGGCCGGGTAAGGCCCGGCCACTCGCTCAGGCCCGCCAGATCTCGATGTATTTGTGCCGTGAGCTCACTGATTTGTCCTTGCCGAAGATCGGTCAGACGTTCGGCCGTGACCACACGACGGTCATGTACGCCGACAAGAAGATCCGTAAGGAAATGACGGAACGCCGCAAGGTGTACGACCAGGTTCAGGAGTTGACCGCAAGGATCAAGCAGCGCTCCAAGCGTTGA